One Lycium barbarum isolate Lr01 chromosome 5, ASM1917538v2, whole genome shotgun sequence genomic window carries:
- the LOC132640075 gene encoding uncharacterized protein LOC132640075 isoform X1 gives MRMTNENGDTALHKAVRSEHVDVVKIILKKEEDPEFEYPTNKAGETPLYLAAESGFIDILREILESCKNPNYAGGPFGRTPLHAAVVHEHSDCAILLRQWNNSLCEEPDKWGWNPLHYAVKLGLKEVVSDMLGWNKSLAYLPAGNENDWTTAIHIAAGEVDTLYVTNVLSELLHHNPDCWEMLDSRGQNALHVAVMNGQAALLLTLLKSENWGSLVDEPDNDGNTPMHLFAFGKYFNKDEILQRKHYRNCVPYKLIIHPKAKKMTFNKDDQTPLDIFSRAVTEKSNRELNSKGKWKNLRRRLKVVLLLNKLHVVRLYMNSTSW, from the exons ATGAGGATGACAAATGAGAATGGAGATACAGCCCTGCACAAGGCTGTGAGGAGTGAACATGTTGATGTTGTCAAGATCATCTTGAAAAAAGAAGAGGATCCTGAATTTGAATATCCAACAAACAAGGCAGGGGAGACACCACTTTATCTGGCAGCGGAGTCTGGTTTTATTGATATTCTGCGTGAAATCTTGGAATCATGCAAAAACCCAAATTATGCTGGAGGTCCATTTGGTCGAACACCTCTGCACGCAGCAGTTGTTCACGAACACTCGG ATTGCGCAATATTACTAAGGCAATGGAACAATTCTTTATGTGAGGAACCAGACAAATGGGGTTGGAATCCACTGCATTATGCTGTTAAACTAGGATTGAAAGAAGTAGTTTCTGATATGCTGGGATGGAATAAATCCTTAGCCTACCTTCCAGCAGGCAATGAAAATGACTGGACGACTGCAATTCACATTGCAGCCGGTGAAGTTGATACCTTATATGTTACAAATGTGCTAAGTGAGCTATTACATCACAACCCTGATTGCTGGGAAATGCTTGACAGCAGGGGCCAAAATGCTCTTCATGTAGCCGTAATGAACGGACAAGCAGCGTTACTTCTTACCTTGTTGAAGTCCGAAAATTGGGGTAGCCTTGTCGATGAGCCTGATAATGATGGCAACACTCCTATGCATTTGTTTGCCTTTGGAAAGTACTTTAATAAGGACGAAATTCTTCAGCGTAAGCATTATAGGAACTGTGTGCCTTATAAGTTAATAATCCATCCCAAAGCAAAGAAAATGACATTTAACAAAGATGACCAAACTCCGCTTGATATATTTTCTCGCGCAGTCACAGAGAAATCAAACCGGGAG CTAAATTCAAAGGGAAAGTGGAAAAACCTCAGAAGACGACTTAAAG TGGTACTCCTGCTGAACAAGTTACATGTTGTTCGACTATATATGAACTCAACCAGCTGGTGA
- the LOC132640075 gene encoding uncharacterized protein LOC132640075 isoform X2, with amino-acid sequence MRMTNENGDTALHKAVRSEHVDVVKIILKKEEDPEFEYPTNKAGETPLYLAAESGFIDILREILESCKNPNYAGGPFGRTPLHAAVVHEHSDCAILLRQWNNSLCEEPDKWGWNPLHYAVKLGLKEVVSDMLGWNKSLAYLPAGNENDWTTAIHIAAGEVDTLYVTNVLSELLHHNPDCWEMLDSRGQNALHVAVMNGQAALLLTLLKSENWGSLVDEPDNDGNTPMHLFAFGKYFNKDEILQRKHYRNCVPYKLIIHPKAKKMTFNKDDQTPLDIFSRAVTEKSNRELNSKGKWKNLRRRLKGGIR; translated from the exons ATGAGGATGACAAATGAGAATGGAGATACAGCCCTGCACAAGGCTGTGAGGAGTGAACATGTTGATGTTGTCAAGATCATCTTGAAAAAAGAAGAGGATCCTGAATTTGAATATCCAACAAACAAGGCAGGGGAGACACCACTTTATCTGGCAGCGGAGTCTGGTTTTATTGATATTCTGCGTGAAATCTTGGAATCATGCAAAAACCCAAATTATGCTGGAGGTCCATTTGGTCGAACACCTCTGCACGCAGCAGTTGTTCACGAACACTCGG ATTGCGCAATATTACTAAGGCAATGGAACAATTCTTTATGTGAGGAACCAGACAAATGGGGTTGGAATCCACTGCATTATGCTGTTAAACTAGGATTGAAAGAAGTAGTTTCTGATATGCTGGGATGGAATAAATCCTTAGCCTACCTTCCAGCAGGCAATGAAAATGACTGGACGACTGCAATTCACATTGCAGCCGGTGAAGTTGATACCTTATATGTTACAAATGTGCTAAGTGAGCTATTACATCACAACCCTGATTGCTGGGAAATGCTTGACAGCAGGGGCCAAAATGCTCTTCATGTAGCCGTAATGAACGGACAAGCAGCGTTACTTCTTACCTTGTTGAAGTCCGAAAATTGGGGTAGCCTTGTCGATGAGCCTGATAATGATGGCAACACTCCTATGCATTTGTTTGCCTTTGGAAAGTACTTTAATAAGGACGAAATTCTTCAGCGTAAGCATTATAGGAACTGTGTGCCTTATAAGTTAATAATCCATCCCAAAGCAAAGAAAATGACATTTAACAAAGATGACCAAACTCCGCTTGATATATTTTCTCGCGCAGTCACAGAGAAATCAAACCGGGAG CTAAATTCAAAGGGAAAGTGGAAAAACCTCAGAAGACGACTTAAAG GAGGAATACGATAA
- the LOC132640075 gene encoding ankyrin repeat-containing protein At5g02620-like isoform X3, with translation MRMTNENGDTALHKAVRSEHVDVVKIILKKEEDPEFEYPTNKAGETPLYLAAESGFIDILREILESCKNPNYAGGPFGRTPLHAAVVHEHSGNENDWTTAIHIAAGEVDTLYVTNVLSELLHHNPDCWEMLDSRGQNALHVAVMNGQAALLLTLLKSENWGSLVDEPDNDGNTPMHLFAFGKYFNKDEILQRKHYRNCVPYKLIIHPKAKKMTFNKDDQTPLDIFSRAVTEKSNREVSTCRHLITPSLQFYVKVLLFGSQTVFLLLIFSSP, from the exons ATGAGGATGACAAATGAGAATGGAGATACAGCCCTGCACAAGGCTGTGAGGAGTGAACATGTTGATGTTGTCAAGATCATCTTGAAAAAAGAAGAGGATCCTGAATTTGAATATCCAACAAACAAGGCAGGGGAGACACCACTTTATCTGGCAGCGGAGTCTGGTTTTATTGATATTCTGCGTGAAATCTTGGAATCATGCAAAAACCCAAATTATGCTGGAGGTCCATTTGGTCGAACACCTCTGCACGCAGCAGTTGTTCACGAACACTCGG GCAATGAAAATGACTGGACGACTGCAATTCACATTGCAGCCGGTGAAGTTGATACCTTATATGTTACAAATGTGCTAAGTGAGCTATTACATCACAACCCTGATTGCTGGGAAATGCTTGACAGCAGGGGCCAAAATGCTCTTCATGTAGCCGTAATGAACGGACAAGCAGCGTTACTTCTTACCTTGTTGAAGTCCGAAAATTGGGGTAGCCTTGTCGATGAGCCTGATAATGATGGCAACACTCCTATGCATTTGTTTGCCTTTGGAAAGTACTTTAATAAGGACGAAATTCTTCAGCGTAAGCATTATAGGAACTGTGTGCCTTATAAGTTAATAATCCATCCCAAAGCAAAGAAAATGACATTTAACAAAGATGACCAAACTCCGCTTGATATATTTTCTCGCGCAGTCACAGAGAAATCAAACCGGGAGGTAAGCACCTGCAGACACTTGATTACTCCCTCCCTCCAATTTTATGTTAAGGTCTTACTATTTGGGAGTCAAACAGTTTTTTTACTACTAATTTTCTCAAGTCCTTAA
- the LOC132642118 gene encoding uncharacterized protein LOC132642118, translating into MTITSAADFTLPRGFESDPNSSNKGMTILISNTAFRAFVVLDDIAFACSAGAVLSYFIMASINERPSQCTVTPMRTFANITIYLKLLAMSVVVIAFVTGMYAALARSVGLAILFVPSVASLSFLYTVGV; encoded by the coding sequence ATGACAATCACCTCCGCAGCTGATTTCACGTTGCCAAGAGGTTTTGAGAGCGATCCCAATAGTTCTAATAAAGGAATGACAATTCTGATAAGTAACACAGCATTCCGCGCATTTGTTGTTTTGGATGACATCGCCTTTGCATGCTCCGCAGGAGCTGTACTCAGCTACTTTATCATGGCATCAATTAATGAACGACCGTCTCAATGTACAGTGACACCTATGAGGACGTTTGCTAATATCACAATTTATTTGAAGCTTTTGGCAATGTCAGTTGTTGTAATTGCATTTGTAACTGGTATGTATGCTGCTTTAGCACGTTCAGTTGGTCTCGCTATACTATTTGTGCCATCGGTTGCCTCTCTTTCCTTTTTGTACACGGTGGGTGTGTAG
- the LOC132642171 gene encoding protein NUCLEAR FUSION DEFECTIVE 4-like has product MAIASTGVESNMKSLTVQVLTGRWFMVFAAVLILSASGSTYIFGIYSTDIKTSLGYDQTTLNLLSFFKDLGSNVGVLSGLINEITPPWVVLLFGAVLNFFGYFMVWLAVTKKIPKPKIWHMCVYICVGANSQSFANTGAMVTCVKNFPESRGAVLGLLKGYVGLSGAMLTQIYHAIYGNDSKSLILLIGWLPCVVSFVFLRIIRVMRVVRIAHEMKVFYKFLYTSLGLAGFLMLIIILQKKLDFKQTEYGLSTAIVLFLLCLPLVIVIKEEIDSLKIKKQALESISQVKLVTEDPDCEISQPQLVTQTPPSAPSTSGPSKDQENSSDQESASCWKTVFRTPDRGEDYTILQTLFSIDMLVLFFATICGVGGTLTAIDNLGQIGTSLGYPKASISTFVSLVSIWNYLGRVVSGFLSEHFLSKYKFPRPLMLTITLVISCLGHLLIAFNVPGGLYVASIVIGFCFGAQWPLLYAIISELFGLKYYSTLYNFGSVASPIGAYLLNVRVAGHLYDKEAERQMMAMGKTRKIGEDLECIGAECFKLAFIIITGVTILGAFVSIILVLRTRKFYKNDIYKKFREEAKVAEKEMAMAENYGGLLQK; this is encoded by the coding sequence ATGGCCATTGCAAGTACTGGTGTTGAATCCAACATGAAGAGCTTGACAGTACAAGTCCTAACAGGAAGATGGTTCATGGTATTTGCTGCTGTTCTAATCTTATCAGCCTCTGGTTCCACATACATATTTGGTATATACTCTACTGATATCAAAACTTCTCTTGGATATGATCAAACCACCCTTAATTTACTCAGTTTCTTCAAAGATTTAGGGTCCAATGTTGGTGTCCTATCTGGCCTAATCAATGAAATAACACCCCCTTGGGTAGTTCTCTTATTTGGTGCTGTCCTTAACTTTTTTGGCTACTTCATGGTTTGGCTAGCAGTGACCAAAAAAATCCCAAAACCCAAAATATGGCATATGTGTGTGTACATTTGTGTTGGTGCAAATTCTCAGTCTTTTGCCAACACTGGTGCAATGGTCACTTGTGTCAAGAACTTCCCCGAGAGTCGTGGCGCGGTTCTTGGACTACTTAAGGGCTATGTTGGGCTAAGTGGTGCAATGTTGACACAAATTTACCATGCTATTTATGGTAATGACTCTAAGTCTCTCATTTTGCTTATCGGTTGGCTTCCTTGTGTCGTTTCGTTTGTTTTCTTGCGTATAATTCGCGTTATGAGGGTGGTTCGGATTGCACATGAGATGAAAGTGTTTTACAAGTTTCTGTATACATCACTTGGCCTAGCTGGATTTCTCATGTTGATCATTATACTTCAGAAAAAACTTGATTTTAAACAGACTGAATATGGTTTGAGCACAGCCATTGTTCTGTTTTTGCTCTGTTTGCCACTTGTTATTGTTATCAAAGAGGAAATTGATTCtttgaaaatcaagaaacaagcaTTGGAAAGTATATCACAAGTGAAGTTAGTAACTGAGGACCCAGATTGTGAAATTTCTCAGCCCCAGTTGGTTACCCAAACACCCCCCTCAGCACCTTCTACTAGTGGACCATCAAAAGATCAAGAAAATTCAAGTGATCAAGAATCTGCTTCTTGTTGGAAAACAGTTTTTCGCACACCGGATAGAGGTGAAGACTACACTATACTTCAAACCCTTTTCAGCATTGACATGTTAGTCCTGTTTTTCGCGACGATTTGTGGCGTTGGAGGGACACTAACAGCAATAGACAACTTGGGACAAATTGGGACTTCATTAGGCTATCCAAAAGCCAGCATTAGCACATTTGTATCACTAGTGAGCATATGGAATTACTTAGGCAGAGTTGTGTCTGGTTTCTTGTCTGAACATTTCTTGTCAAAGTACAAATTTCCTAGGCCACTTATGCTCACGATAACGCTTGTGATCTCTTGTTTAGGCCATCTTTTAATCGCGTTCAACGTGCCCGGTGGCCTATATGTTGCATCAATAGTCATAGGATTTTGCTTTGGGGCACAATGGCCATTGCTCTATGCCATAATTTCAGAGCTATTTGGGCTGAAATATTACTCAACTCTTTACAATTTTGGATCAGTGGCAAGTCCAATTGGGGCATATTTGCTAAATGTAAGAGTGGCTGGCCATTTATATGATAAAGAGGCTGAGAGACAAATGATGGCTATGGGAAAAACTAGGAAAATTGGTGAAGATTTGGAGTGTATAGGGGCTGAGTGTTTCAAATTGGCCTTTATTATTATCACAGGAGTTACAATTCTTGGGGCATTTGTGTCAATTATTTTGGTGTTGAGGACTAGGAAGTTTTACAAGAATGATATTTACAAGAAATTCAGAGAGGAAGCTAAAGTGGCTGAGAAAGAAATGGCTATGGCTGAAA